The Pseudanabaena sp. BC1403 genome segment ATTTATGACCGTGATTTGTCTGGATGACTATCACAGCCTAGATCGCAAACAACGTAAACAAACGGGAATTACTGCGCTTGATCCTCGTGCCAATAATTTTGACTTGATGTATGAGCAGGTCAAAGCCCTCAAGGAAGGCAAATCGATCATGAAACCGATTTACAACCATGAGACAGGTCTACTTGATCCTCCTGAATTGGTTCAGCCTAATAAGGTAATTGTGATCGAAGGCTTGCATCCGATTTATGACGAGCGCGTGCGTGGGCTGCTAGATTTCAGCATTTATCTTGATCTCAGTGATGAAGTCAAAATTGCTTGGAAGATTCAGCGTGATATGGCTGAGCGTGGTCATACCCTTGCTGATGTCATGCAAGCGATCGAATCTCGTAGACCAGACTTTGAGGCATACATTGATCCTCAAAAAGCCCATGCTGATGTGGTCATCCAAATCCTACCCACTAATCTGATTGCTAATGATACTGAGCGGAAAGTATTGCGGGTACGCTTAGTTCAACGCAGTGGTGTTGAGGGTATTGAGCCAGCTTACCTATTTGATGAAGGTTCCACAATTTCTTGGATCCCTTGTGGCACGAAGCTAACCTGCTCTTATCCAGGTATTAAGCTATTTTCGGGACCAGATAGCTGGCTTGGTCAGCCTGCGAGCATTTTGGAGATCGATGGACAATTCGATCGCCTTGACGAGATGGTCT includes the following:
- a CDS encoding phosphoribulokinase, translated to MSSKPNRVVVIGVAGDSGCGKSTFLRRLNDLFGEEFMTVICLDDYHSLDRKQRKQTGITALDPRANNFDLMYEQVKALKEGKSIMKPIYNHETGLLDPPELVQPNKVIVIEGLHPIYDERVRGLLDFSIYLDLSDEVKIAWKIQRDMAERGHTLADVMQAIESRRPDFEAYIDPQKAHADVVIQILPTNLIANDTERKVLRVRLVQRSGVEGIEPAYLFDEGSTISWIPCGTKLTCSYPGIKLFSGPDSWLGQPASILEIDGQFDRLDEMVYIESHLSSIDTKYYGELTELLRKHPDYPGSNNGTGLLQIIVGLKMRATFDRLTKQAEQLVTA